The following is a genomic window from Thaumasiovibrio subtropicus.
TGGAAACCGAGTATCACTTTGACTATCGCCAATCGAATGTACGTGATGCGGCGTATTTGCCAACGATCGACAAAGAGAAAGCAGACTATTCCACGCCTGCTAAGGCGTTTATGTCACGAATGAGCGCGTTGCAGCATGTCGATTATGACTGGTGGCTCGCGGCGTGGGATGAGCCCTCTAGAGCGCTTTTTCAAGCACAAGCAATCCAGATGGGACGTGACCAAGGTTACTGGACAGATTTATGGCAAACGCAGTTTTCCCGCTCGGTGATTCAGATTGCGCGGCAAATTGAGTACCAAGGCTATGTCATCTTCACTTATCGCGTGATGGCGGAAGATAGGAAAACTGACATTGGTGGCGGTTTTGAATATCCGATTGTGTTTAAACAACAAGAGGACGCTTCATGGCGCGTGTCATTGGATTTGCGGCGCGACCCATTATTACAGCACAGCCCTTGGGTATCAGGACGTTCTCGCACGGAGGTAGCGCTGCCATGAAGATACCTCAATGCGTCTGTATTTTAGTGGGCTTTATTTTCACCCTAGTGCCTGCCTTCGCCAATCAAGCGGATGGAAAAATTGTCTTTGAACCGGTGCAGGATAAATCCTTCACCTTGGTTTACAACCATGCGTTTTTGCAGCGCCACTATATCAACCAAGCCAAAGTGGAATTTATGGAAGCGCCACTGCCACAAAACATTGGCCCAGATAAAGAGATCATCAGTCTCTTTTCGGCGATCAAGCATAACAACTTTGAGTGGTGGTTAGGGATTTGGGACCAACAAGCGCGTCGTGCCTTTGCGAGTGATCCCCAAATCGAGCGCAGTATGCGCAGTACCTTTAACTATTATCAGCAGCGGTTAAATCACGGTGAAATGTATTTGACTGAATGGCTAGTCGTTAAGGATCGGGTGTGGCTACAAGCTGAAATTCGTAAGCCCGACGGCAGTGTAGCGAATCAAATATTATTGCCTTTTGCGTTGGAGGAAGGGCGGTTCCGTCTTTCTGCGAGTGATTTTAATACCCCATTGCACAAGGCAATTCGGCAAGCACTGGCTGCGCAACATGGGGTCTCTGAAACAGACGTCGCCGAATCGACAAAGGGTTAAACCTACCCATTCTTAACGAGGAATGTGAATGTACAACGTGGATAGTGAAGATAACAAACGATGGGTAGTGACCGACTATCCGCATGGGATGATGGTGTTGTGTTTGCTTTTTGCGTTGCTAGTGGTTGGGTTGGAAATCAACCGTGGTCAGTTGGATTGGTTGGGCAGAATTTTAATGGTGGGCGTGCCGTTATTTGCCATCACTATTTTGAAAAAGCGTCGCACTGAGTTCGATAGAGAAAGTGGTGAAATCAACCATTTTGAAGGCAATGTGTACTTAAAGCAGCGCAACGTGATCCCGATGGCGGATGCCGCGCTAGCGATTGAAACCGGAAGCGGCCAATACAAACATACTGGGTGTTTGTGTGTTGATAGCGAGGGAACGCGCATCGTGATGGTGGGGGCAGATGTGATGCCCGGTCACCATAAAAGGTTGAAGGCGTTACGTGAGCAAATGGCGATGTACATCAATCATCACAATCGCGGCAACTAGATTGGGGTGATGTAAAAGAACATGGCCGTGACACTCGTTGATACAACAAGGTCACGGGACAACGGAAATAGCGCGACAGGGTGCGAGCAGTAGAGTGCCTGAACTGGGGTAGGTAGAAGCCTACACAAAAAACGGTATAGCAGGATTTATCAAGGTGTAACCGATGAACAATCACTTCTCACTGTTCAAAACAGCATTGTCGGTCGGATTAGTGGCTTATGCATGTCTGTTACCTGCCAAAGCGACAGCGTTGGATGAAAACTGTGTGGTTAATATTCTTAATCGCACTGTACAGGTGTCACCTGATGGGAGTTGGTCGCTGCCCAATGTGCCTTCTAACCAAGGCCGCATTCGCGCGCGTGCCACATGCCAAGATGCCGAAACCAGTGAAACGGTGTCTGGCGAAAGTGAGTTCTTCAATGTCACTAACAACGGAATCACGGAAGTCAGCGATATTGTTTTTGATGCTGAGCGTCAACTTCCTTCCTCTCTCTCTTTCTTCACGTTCGGCGATATCAGTTTGAGCGAAATTGGTGCTACACGCCCGTTATCTGTGATTGCAACGTACCCGGATGACAGCGAAGAAAACGTCACCATGGCGAGTACAGGGATCAACTATCGTAGCTCGAACCCCGCGACGGTGACCGTTGATGAAGACGGCTTAATTACCGCAGTAAGTAATGGTCGGGTATTAATTACGGCCAGTAAAGACGGTTTAGTCGCCATCAAAACCGTGATTGTTTCTGCGGGCGGTGACGCCGACGGTGATGGTTTACCGGATGACTATGAAACGGCGAACGGCTTGAACCCGAATGACCCAGTTGATGCGTTAGAAGATGTGGATGGGGATGGCCTTTCAGCGCTAGAAGAGTTCAATTTAGGGACTAACCCCAATCTGGCTGACAGCGATCGCGACGGTATTGACGATCAAGAGGAGACCGTCGAAGGTGAAGATGGCGTCATCACCAATCCACTCCTTACTGATACCGATGGCGACGGCATTAACGATGGTGTGGAGCTTGTCACAGGAACGGATCCGAATGATGCCAGTGATGTCGATTACAGTGCGGCATTGGATAGCTTGAGCGTTGCGCCAGAAGCGGTGGTGCTAACTTTTAACGCGATTAATACTGAAGCCAGTACGCAATTAACCGTTACAGGGCATCTGATTGACGGCACGACCATTGACCTCACGTCGTCAGAGACAGGGACAACCTATCTATCGAGTGATTTAACCATTGCCAGTTTTGGCTTAACGGACGGGGAAATCTTCGCCGGTGCTGAAGGTGAGGCTGTTCTGACGATTAGCAATAATTCGCTAGAGATTGATGTTAGTGTGTTGGTGGAGGGCTTTACTCCCGTTGCGCTCGCATCCTTAGATATTCCAGGTTATGCCAACAATGTTGACGTTGCTGGAAACTACGCGTTTGTTGCCGCTGGCGCCGCAGGCTTGCAAGTGGTCGACGTGACAGACCGTGCGAATCCGACGATTGTTGGCAGCTATGATACCCAAGGTACTGCGATAGATATCAAGGTCGTGGGTAACAATGCGTATATCGCGGATGGTGAGCAAGGGTTAGTCATTATTGATATTGCTGATCCCACCATGCCTGTACTGGTGGGGGGATTAGATACGGCAGGTATCGCGCAAGACTTGGTCGTGGATTTGCTTTATGCCTATCTTGCGTTAGGTAATGGCGGTATCGAGATCATTGATATCTCGGATCCCGCTTTGCCTATCAGTCGGGGCGTGTTGGCGAACATCGGCCAAGTGCGTGGTATCGCGTTATCGACAGGAACAGTCGTCATTGTTGCTGACCAAGCGTTGAAAGTAGTCGATGCCAGTGATGTGACCGCGCCAACCTTGCAAGGTAGCGTGAATATTGGCCCAGTAAAAGATGTGGTGGTTCGAGATAATTACGCCTATGTTGCCGCGTACAGTACCGGTTATAAGGTGGTCGACATCAGTGATCCGACTGCGCCCAATGTGGTGGCGGGAGAGGCGGTGATTGCCCCACGTGATGTTGAACTGAGTGATAACTTTGCCTTCTTCGCGGAGCAACTTTTCCCTAATGTGGTCGCTTACGTCAACATCATTGAGCCTGATCGTGCAATTTTCCAAGGGGTGATCGATCTGTCTCCTTTTGGTGATTTTGCTGGCACAGGTATCGCGCTAGACAGCAGCTACACCTACGTGACGGAAGAGAGTTTTTTTGTTGCACAAGACTTTAAAGCGGAAGGGACCAGTCGGTTATTCATCGCTCAGTACCGTCTTATCAACGACAACTTAGGCGTTGCACCTGAAGTCCAAATCACTAACTACGCTGACCAAGATGTGGTTGTTGAAGGTTCAAGCATTGTTGTTGAAGCAGTGGCGACCGATGATGTTGCGGTGGCCGCGGTCAACTTCTTTATTGATGGCGAGTTATCCCTTACCGATACCACGCGGCGCTATCAAGTCCCTTTGACTGTGCCAAGTGATGCTGAATCGCTCATTTTAGAAGTGGAGGCATTAGATCTCGGTGGTAATTTGGGCTCAGGCACCGCAGTGACATTGTTGATACAAGCCGATGATGATGGCGATGGATTAGGTAACGAAGCCGAGACCGAGATTCACAGTACGGATCCAGCGGATGCTGATTCTGATGATGACGGCATCAATGACGGTGAAGAGATCGCGATCGGCACTAACCCCAATGCGATTGATTCAGATGAAGATGGGCGTAGTGACAGTGAAGAAGTGGATGCGGGAACAGATCCGCTTAACCCTGACGTGACAGCCCCGCAAGTAAGTGACGTCACGCCTGTCAATGGCAGTGAAGATATTCCGGAAACCACCGAGGTGGTGGTTACATTTAATGAAGCACTGTCAGCACGCTCAATCAACAATACTAGTGTCGCTTTGACAAAAGAGGGTGGTAGTGCCGATGGCCGCGTATCCCTCAGTGATGATGGCTTATCCTTGACGTTCAAGCCTATCGCCATTCTTGATGATTTTACTGAGTATACCGTGACGGTCAGTGCGGTGCGTGACAGCGCCGGGAATCCAATAGCGACACCGTTTACCAGTACCTTTACCACCGGCAATTTGGTGGATGAAGAGCCGCCAACCGTCACGACCTTTAATCCGGGACGAAACAACACCGATGTTCCTGTGAATAGCATCGTGTCGGCCGTCATGAGTGAGCCTATAGATACCACAACTATCACAGAAGAGAGCTTTTATGTGGTTGAGGGCTTCAGTGGTGAGCGTGTGCCGGGCGGCATTGAAATCAGTGATGATGGCACGGTACTGAGTTTTGTTCCGGCAGGGGCGTTTGCCATTGGCCGCCGCCATACCATCTATTTAACAAGTGCCATTACAGACAGATTTGGTAATCCACTGTCGTTTACGGGCAGTAACTTTACCACACGCTTTACACCTGACAACGACAGTCCGGCTGTCGCCCTGTTCTCATTCACTGAAGGGCAAACGGGTTTGCCGCTCAATGCGCTACTACGAGTACGTTTTGATGAGCCTGTCGCGACCTCTAGCCGTAGCGAAGTCAAATTGGTTAACCATGAAACGAACGCCGTGGTCGACATTGACGTGTTGTGGGAAGCAAATCAACAAGTGATGGTTGTTGATCCGGTCGTGCTGTTGACGGCCAATACCACCTATCGGATAGAGCTTGGCGCGATTGCGGATCTCTCTGGTAATTTGCTCCCTGCCGCGCTTTCTCGCACCTTTGTTTCAGGCGATGCCGAAGATACTGAGAATGGCTCGGTGGTGAGTTTCTCGCCGTTCAGTGGCCAACAGAATGTGCCAGTGAATACCGCGATACAGTATGCCTTGTCCGAACCCGTTGATCCCGTCACGCTAAGTAGTGGCCGCCTCTATATTTGGGATAGCACCTTAAATCGTGAAGTGAAAGGCACTGTGACTGTCTCTGCAGATGGATTGACGGTGACTTTTGTGCCCGATGAAGACTTTGAAGCCTTCCATCGGATTTACGCTTACTTTGTTTACAACGACTACCCGGAAGATTACGCAGGTAACCGCTTTAACTCTCGTTCGTTTAATTTTGTGACCAGTGCGCAGCGTGACGAACTGGCCGCTACTTTGATCTATCAAACCATTGCGGCAGATGCGACTGACGTGCCTGTGAATGGGGCTGTTCGTTGGCAGTTTGACGATGTTCTGAATGCGACGTGTGTTAGCCGCGCAACGGCTACCGTCACTGGTGGGGAGTCGGCGGTAACGGGTAGCTTGCAACTCAGCAATGATATGCGCACTGTCACCTTTACCCCTGATGAGGACTTTGCGGTTAGCACGGCGTATACCGTGACGGTCAGTGGTTTGTGTGATCTACTGGGTAATGCCTTGGGTGATGTCACGACCAACTTCACTACCAGTGATATCGAGGATGGGGATACGACGAGACCATCTGTGGTCGTTACACCAGCCAATAACGCCACGGATGTGGCCGTCGATACGCCGATCGTGTTTGATTTCACGGAAGCGATCGATCAATCCTCAGTCAATAGCTCTGTTGTTTATGCCTATGTCAACAACTCGGGTACGCGACTGGCGGGCACCCTCAGCTTTAACTCCGCGACACAATTGCAGTTTACGCCAGCACAGCCTTATCCCGGTGACCGTCAAGTGCGAGTGATCGTGTCAGGTGTCAGAGATATTGCAGGCAATACAAATAACTACAGTAGCACCCTGTTTACCACGGTTGACCAAGCAGATACCACGGCGCCGACCGTTTCAATGGTGACACCGATGGATGGCAGTGTTGACGTGGCAAGAACACAGCCTGTTTCGATTCTTTTCTCGGAGTCGATGGATCCGAATACGCTGAACAATGATACGCTGGCGCTGTTTGCCGATGGCGTACCTTTGAGCAGCAGTGTGAGTCGTTCACAAGATAACCGCACTGTCACCTTTAATGTGTCTCTACCGGAAGGTAAAGCAGTGGCCGTGATCGCGACCACGGATATCCAAGATCTGTCGGGTAATCGATTAGCGCAAGATTGGATTTCCGTCTTTACCACGGCCGCAGGTAACGAAACGCAGCGCCCAACGGTTGCGTCTGTGTTCCCATCGAACGGCAGTTCCAACGTCAATCAAAACAGTGCCATTACCCTTTACTTCAGTGAAGCAATGACGTTAGAGAGTATCGCCAATGCTTTCTATGTGTCTCAAAATGGCGTGCGTGTCGGCGGTATGCTCGAAATCTTGGGGAATGGTCAAGCCATCACCTTTACCCCAGACTTGCGTTGGAATGATGGTGCGCTGGTGGAAGTCTTTGTCACCGATGAAGCAAGTGATTTGGATGGTAACAATCTCAATAATTTCAATAGTTACTTCCGCGTCGTTGATGATAATGATGAGGGTGGGCCGACGCTGATAGCGACACAACCCGCATTTGCGAGTCGCGGTTTACCCACTAATCCGGTTATCGAGATTCTGTTCCATGAAGCGATAGACCCTGCCACCGTGACCGCAGAGAGTGTCACCATGACCGATAACAATGGGGATGCCGTCGCCATTACGTTAAGCACAGTGTTTGATGATCAGGTGATTCGAATTGTACCGAACGCCCCATTAGCAGCGAATAGCTTCCACCGTTACAACGTGACAAATAGTGTGACCGATGTGGATGGCAATGCCTTTAGCGGACTCAGTTACTACTTCTACACCGCGGAAGAGGCGGTAGAAGATACGCAGGCACCAACTGTGCTCAGCATGAGTCCACCCGATGCCGCGATCGATGTCGGCATTAATGCACAGCGCCATCTTCGTTTTGATGAACCGATTAGCCCCATTAGCTTCCGCGCAGAACAGCAGACCGAAGCCTCGCATTCGCTCTTTTTCGATGCGAACAATACGTCTGTCAGATTGGTGCCACACTTACCTTTGTCTGCGAGTAGCGAAGTGACTGATACCATCAGTAATGTGTCGGACTATGCGGGCAATGCCAATGTCGAGCGTTCAGCAACCTATCAAACCCAAGCGGGCCCCGACACCACGCGTCCTGAGCGTGTCGACTCATCGCCGTTTAATGGTGCTGATGATGTGCCTTTGTCACCCGTTATTAAGTTAGTTGCTAATGAAGCGCTCGATCCTGCGAGCATTACTCAAGATACGGTTTATCTCTATGACGGTAATGTGGGTCAGTTGGTTTCAGACATTACTTTGAGTGAAGATGGCAAAATCATTACTCTGGTGCCGCAAACTGCGTTGGCCGTCGGTCGAAGTCATAATTTCTATGCCAGTGGCATTCGAGATGTTAGCGGTAACCAAGCTTTCTTCAGCTCAAGTCGCTTTACCACTGGCTTTGATGCTGATACAACCGCGCCTGCGGTAACATTGGCCTCCTTTGTGGATGGGCAAACCGGTATTGCAGTAAACACCCGTATTCGTGTCGCCTTCAGTGAGCCAATTAGCCATTTAAGTGAAGGACTCATCACCTTAACGTTAAACGGCGATGCGGTACCAAGTAGTTATAGCTGGGATAACACGCACAGTGTGTTAACGCTCACGCCAATGGCACTACTCAATACAACGACCAGCTATGTGCTCAATATTGGTTTAGCGCAAGACTTGGCGGGTAACCCGTTGCCAACCGCGCAGACGATCAGTTTCACTACGGGTGACAGTGTTGATCTCCTCAGTCCGTCGGTGTCACGCTTTACGCCAGAAAACTCAGCGACGAATGTGCCAGTCAACACTGAAATTGCCGTTGAGTTTGATCAAGCGATCGATCCTGTGACGATCACATCGCGCACTTTCTACATCTATGACAATGATGCTGGGGATGCGGTCGAGGGAACGCTAACTGTGGCCGCGGATGGATTGAGGGCAACGTTTGTGCCTGACGCACCATTGCAGCCTTATCACCGTTACTCTGTCTACGTGAATTACAATGACTCTGTGTATGACTTAGCAGGGAATCGAGTCAGCAGTCGTAGCTACAGCTTTGTCACCGCGCCCGTTACGGATGCCACAGCGCCGACTGTGTCACACTTGAACTTGGTTGATGGCATGACGGATGTCCCCGTAAATGCCAACTTGCGCATTAAGTTAGATGAGCAAGTGGGACGCCTTTGCGTCAACAACAGTAGCGTGGTTGTGAGTGTCGGTGGCGTGAATGTGGAAGGTCGCGTGATGCTCGCCAATGATGGTATGACTATCAGCTTTATTACCGAGAATAACTTGACAGCGAATACCACGTACAGTGTGGCAATTTCGGGCTTGTGTGATTACGCGGGTAACGCTATTGCTGCGGTTTCAACCAGCTTCACTACCGCAGCAACCACCGATGAAGATACCACTAGACCGACAGTGACCATTTCCCCTGCCAATAGCAGCACGGATGTGGCGGTGAACAGTGACATTGTCTTCACCTTCAGTGAAACCATCGATCAGGGCTCTGTATCGGGCAATGATGTCGATGTCTATGTCAATAATACGGGGGCAAGAATCGCCGGTACCTTATCCACCACCGCCACAACAGTGACCTTTACGCCTTCGCAAGTCTATCCAGGGAATACGCAAATTTTTGCCGGGATTAACCGTGTGTTGGATACCGTAGGCAACAGTAGTCAGTATGCGTCAACGCGGTTTACCACGGTTGATCAAGCTGATGCGACAGCCCCGACTGTTGTCGCAACAACCCCGGCCGATTCGGCGATGGATGTGGATACGGCAACCCCAGTCACGGTGCTCTTCTCTGAGTCGATGAACCCGAATAGCATCACCACAGAGAACATTGCCATGTTTGCTAATGGTTCGCGTATCAACAGCAGTGTGAGCCGCTCTGGTGATAACCGTACCATCACATTAAACGGTAACTTGCCAGAGGCAAGTGTGGTGAGTGTCGTATTGACCAGCGGTGTCACTGATCTTTCTAGCAATCCATTAGTAGACACGATTTATACCTTTACAACCGGTGCGGATGATGAACGTACTCGTCCTCGTGTGAACTCGACGTATCCGGCGAACGGCGCCAGCAATATACCTTTGGATGCCGGTATTGTTGTTTACTTCAGCGAAACCATGAATGCTGATCTCTTAACCGGTGCGTTTAATGTGTCGCAAAACGGCCAGCTAGTGGCGGGTACCGCGACCATCATCGGCGAAAACCAAGCCTTAACCTTTACGCCAGATGCACCGTTTGAGCGTGACGCCTTGATTCAGATCTTTGTCGAGGATAGCGCGGAAGATACGGCAGGCAATGCCTTGTACAACTATGTGGGTTACTTCCGTACTATCACAGATACCAGTGAACGCAGTGCCTTTGTTACCGCGACGCAACCCACGTGGAATCAAACCCTTGCGATGACTAACCCTGTGATTGAAGTCCTTTATGACAAACCATTGAATGGCGATACGGTGTCGGCTGAAACCGTGACGATGACAGACAGTGAAGGCGCAAATGTTGCGGTGACTGTG
Proteins encoded in this region:
- a CDS encoding Ig-like domain-containing protein, encoding MNNHFSLFKTALSVGLVAYACLLPAKATALDENCVVNILNRTVQVSPDGSWSLPNVPSNQGRIRARATCQDAETSETVSGESEFFNVTNNGITEVSDIVFDAERQLPSSLSFFTFGDISLSEIGATRPLSVIATYPDDSEENVTMASTGINYRSSNPATVTVDEDGLITAVSNGRVLITASKDGLVAIKTVIVSAGGDADGDGLPDDYETANGLNPNDPVDALEDVDGDGLSALEEFNLGTNPNLADSDRDGIDDQEETVEGEDGVITNPLLTDTDGDGINDGVELVTGTDPNDASDVDYSAALDSLSVAPEAVVLTFNAINTEASTQLTVTGHLIDGTTIDLTSSETGTTYLSSDLTIASFGLTDGEIFAGAEGEAVLTISNNSLEIDVSVLVEGFTPVALASLDIPGYANNVDVAGNYAFVAAGAAGLQVVDVTDRANPTIVGSYDTQGTAIDIKVVGNNAYIADGEQGLVIIDIADPTMPVLVGGLDTAGIAQDLVVDLLYAYLALGNGGIEIIDISDPALPISRGVLANIGQVRGIALSTGTVVIVADQALKVVDASDVTAPTLQGSVNIGPVKDVVVRDNYAYVAAYSTGYKVVDISDPTAPNVVAGEAVIAPRDVELSDNFAFFAEQLFPNVVAYVNIIEPDRAIFQGVIDLSPFGDFAGTGIALDSSYTYVTEESFFVAQDFKAEGTSRLFIAQYRLINDNLGVAPEVQITNYADQDVVVEGSSIVVEAVATDDVAVAAVNFFIDGELSLTDTTRRYQVPLTVPSDAESLILEVEALDLGGNLGSGTAVTLLIQADDDGDGLGNEAETEIHSTDPADADSDDDGINDGEEIAIGTNPNAIDSDEDGRSDSEEVDAGTDPLNPDVTAPQVSDVTPVNGSEDIPETTEVVVTFNEALSARSINNTSVALTKEGGSADGRVSLSDDGLSLTFKPIAILDDFTEYTVTVSAVRDSAGNPIATPFTSTFTTGNLVDEEPPTVTTFNPGRNNTDVPVNSIVSAVMSEPIDTTTITEESFYVVEGFSGERVPGGIEISDDGTVLSFVPAGAFAIGRRHTIYLTSAITDRFGNPLSFTGSNFTTRFTPDNDSPAVALFSFTEGQTGLPLNALLRVRFDEPVATSSRSEVKLVNHETNAVVDIDVLWEANQQVMVVDPVVLLTANTTYRIELGAIADLSGNLLPAALSRTFVSGDAEDTENGSVVSFSPFSGQQNVPVNTAIQYALSEPVDPVTLSSGRLYIWDSTLNREVKGTVTVSADGLTVTFVPDEDFEAFHRIYAYFVYNDYPEDYAGNRFNSRSFNFVTSAQRDELAATLIYQTIAADATDVPVNGAVRWQFDDVLNATCVSRATATVTGGESAVTGSLQLSNDMRTVTFTPDEDFAVSTAYTVTVSGLCDLLGNALGDVTTNFTTSDIEDGDTTRPSVVVTPANNATDVAVDTPIVFDFTEAIDQSSVNSSVVYAYVNNSGTRLAGTLSFNSATQLQFTPAQPYPGDRQVRVIVSGVRDIAGNTNNYSSTLFTTVDQADTTAPTVSMVTPMDGSVDVARTQPVSILFSESMDPNTLNNDTLALFADGVPLSSSVSRSQDNRTVTFNVSLPEGKAVAVIATTDIQDLSGNRLAQDWISVFTTAAGNETQRPTVASVFPSNGSSNVNQNSAITLYFSEAMTLESIANAFYVSQNGVRVGGMLEILGNGQAITFTPDLRWNDGALVEVFVTDEASDLDGNNLNNFNSYFRVVDDNDEGGPTLIATQPAFASRGLPTNPVIEILFHEAIDPATVTAESVTMTDNNGDAVAITLSTVFDDQVIRIVPNAPLAANSFHRYNVTNSVTDVDGNAFSGLSYYFYTAEEAVEDTQAPTVLSMSPPDAAIDVGINAQRHLRFDEPISPISFRAEQQTEASHSLFFDANNTSVRLVPHLPLSASSEVTDTISNVSDYAGNANVERSATYQTQAGPDTTRPERVDSSPFNGADDVPLSPVIKLVANEALDPASITQDTVYLYDGNVGQLVSDITLSEDGKIITLVPQTALAVGRSHNFYASGIRDVSGNQAFFSSSRFTTGFDADTTAPAVTLASFVDGQTGIAVNTRIRVAFSEPISHLSEGLITLTLNGDAVPSSYSWDNTHSVLTLTPMALLNTTTSYVLNIGLAQDLAGNPLPTAQTISFTTGDSVDLLSPSVSRFTPENSATNVPVNTEIAVEFDQAIDPVTITSRTFYIYDNDAGDAVEGTLTVAADGLRATFVPDAPLQPYHRYSVYVNYNDSVYDLAGNRVSSRSYSFVTAPVTDATAPTVSHLNLVDGMTDVPVNANLRIKLDEQVGRLCVNNSSVVVSVGGVNVEGRVMLANDGMTISFITENNLTANTTYSVAISGLCDYAGNAIAAVSTSFTTAATTDEDTTRPTVTISPANSSTDVAVNSDIVFTFSETIDQGSVSGNDVDVYVNNTGARIAGTLSTTATTVTFTPSQVYPGNTQIFAGINRVLDTVGNSSQYASTRFTTVDQADATAPTVVATTPADSAMDVDTATPVTVLFSESMNPNSITTENIAMFANGSRINSSVSRSGDNRTITLNGNLPEASVVSVVLTSGVTDLSSNPLVDTIYTFTTGADDERTRPRVNSTYPANGASNIPLDAGIVVYFSETMNADLLTGAFNVSQNGQLVAGTATIIGENQALTFTPDAPFERDALIQIFVEDSAEDTAGNALYNYVGYFRTITDTSERSAFVTATQPTWNQTLAMTNPVIEVLYDKPLNGDTVSAETVTMTDSEGANVAVTVSLVGEQVIRLVPQSALVVSSTYRYQISSTVLDTDGLGVNPINYLFNTSEDAAEDTQSPAVTVMSPPSGTSGVAINAQRHMRFDESINPIQAQVIEAGGTVFLSEDNKDLRIVLNQPLTANSEVTDTVSAYLDYAGNTVVAASATYNTSGVPDTTIPTSVDVVPFNGATGVPLNVVMKHVASEPLDPASVLTGGVYLYDRVDNVTVPTTVSLSDGNTVISLVPAEALTADRSYSFFTSSIRDIAGNSTSLRGVTFTTGADEDTSAPTVSAFSVVDGASGIARNARLAVRFSEPMSNLAQNSVTLSDGSANVAVNYSWDNAHQQLLLTPQQLLAPSTTYTLQVSGAEDLSGNAIESATSVSFTTASSADLVRPTLTSITPDNNATGVAADTVVTLVFDEALDATWVNSDNLYLWDVTAGEKVSATLSMSNGNATVVLTPSASLQAGRRYDVYVGYGNGVYDNARNQFSARRYIFTVAN